The Zingiber officinale cultivar Zhangliang chromosome 9A, Zo_v1.1, whole genome shotgun sequence genome window below encodes:
- the LOC122020963 gene encoding geranylgeranyl pyrophosphate synthase, chloroplastic-like, translating to MAYATVVCSYATNMTAKPAAGTVPAGAASRRLAAAVRCVSTPPEPGSLVVERFDLKEYMAEKGRRVNEALELAVPLRYPELIHRSMRHSLLGGGKRVRPLLAIAACELVGGCEAAAMPVACAAEMLHTMSLIHDDLPCMDNDALRRGQPTNHVLFGEETAILAAIALHSFAFEHVAASGSGVGVAPERVVRAILELSNSVGSEGLVAGQIVDISCEGKEVDMGVLEYIHIHKTARLLEAAAVSGAIVGGGEEAEVERVRRYARSLGLLFQVVDDILDVTKTSEELGKTAGKDLASDKTTYPKLLGLDGAREFAHTLVLQAEGELAAFDAARAAPLYHLARFIAYRHN from the exons ATGGCCTACGCCACCGTCGTTTGCTCCTACGCCACCAACATGACCGCAAAACCGGCCGCCGGGACTGTACCCGCCGGCGCTGCTTCCCGCCGCCTGGCAGCTGCGGTGCGCTGCGTCTCGACGCCGCCGGAACCCGGGAGCCTGGTGGTGGAGCGGTTCGACCTCAAGGAGTACATGGCGGAGAAGGGCCGCAGGGTGAACGAGGCCCTGGAGCTGGCCGTGCCCCTCCGCTACCCGGAGCTCATCCACCGATCCATGCGCCACTCCCTCCTCGGGGGCGGCAAGCGGGTCCGGCCGCTCCTCGCCATCGCCGCCTGCGAGCTCGTCGGCGGATGCGAGGCGGCCGCCATGCCCGTCGCCTGCGCCGCCGAGATGCTCCACACCATGTCGCTGATCCACGACGACCTCCCCTGTATGGACAACGACGCCCTGCGCCGCGGCCAGCCGACCAACCACGTCCTCTTCGGCGAGGAAACGGCCATACTCGCCGCCATCGCCCTCCACTCTTTCGCCTTCGAGCACGTCGCCGCCAGCGGCTCCGGGGTCGGGGTGGCGCCGGAGCGCGTCGTCCGCGCCATACTGGAGCTCAGCAACTCCGTCGGATCCGAGGGCCTAGTGGCTGGCCAG ATTGTGGACATTTCTTGCGAGGGGAAGGAAGTGGACATGGGCGTGCTGGAGTACATCCACATCCACAAGACTGCGCGGCTGCTGGAGGCGGCCGCGGTTAGCGGGGCGATCGTGGGCGGCGGGGAGGAGGCGGAGGTGGAGCGGGTGCGCCGCTACGCGCGCAGCTTGGGGCTGCTGTTCCAGGTGGTGGACGACATCCTGGACGTGACGAAGACGTCGGAGGAGTTGGGGAAGACGGCCGGGAAGGACCTGGCCAGCGACAAGACCACCTACCCGAAGCTGCTCGGTCTGGACGGCGCCCGGGAATTCGCTCACACGCTGGTGCTCCAGGCCGAGGGGGAGCTCGCCGCCTTCGACGCCGCCCGGGCCGCGCCCCTCTACCACCTCGCCCGCTTCATAGCTTACCGCCACAACTAG